TCATCACTATTTTCAGTCAGAGTCCGGTTTAGATACAGCAAGATAACCGTCTCGTTACATTCATGTAAATATTGATCTAAATACAATTGATGTCAATTTAATATCCTCTTTTCCACTCTAAATTGTTATGTTATAACATTAACAAAATAATGAAGGGTGAACAAAATGGCAGAAGCACGGATAACAACAGGCGAAACAAAAAGATTACCGGTCACCGTACTCTCCGGTTTTTTAGGTGCAGGGAAAACCACACTGCTTAACCATATCCTGAACAACCGGGAGAGCAGGCGCGTCGCTGTTATCGTCAATGATATGTCGGAGGTCAATATCGATGCCGCGTTGGTCAGAGGCGGAGGAGCCGCGCTGTCACGCACCGATGAGAAACTGATAGAGATGAGTAATGGCTGTATCTGCTGCACGCTGCGGGAAGATCTGCTGATTGAGGTGAATCGCCTGGCACGGGAAGGGCGATTTGACCAGCTGGTGATCGAGTCCACCGGTATCGCAGAGCCACTGCCGGTGGCGGAAACCTTTACTTTTGCCGACGATGAGGGGCGAAGCCTCGCGGATGTTGCCCGTCTCGACACCATGGTTACCGTCATCGATGCGTTTAATTTTCTTACCGACTACGGCTCTGAGGAGAGCATCCACTCACGGGGAGAGTCGTTAGGAGAGGACGATGCCCGTAGCGTGGTGGATCTGCTGATCGAGCAGGTGGAGTTTTGTGATGTGCTGGTGATTAACAAGATCGATCTGATTAGCGACGAGCAGCAGCGTAGGCTGCTGGCTATTCTGCGTTCCCTGAACCCGGGGGCGAAAGTAGTGACTGCGCAGTTCGGTCAGGTGCCGCTCAGCGAGGTATTGAACACCGGCCTGTTTGATTTCACCAAAGCTGCCCAGTCGCCGGGCTGGCTCAAAGAGCTGCGCGGGGAGCATACCCCGGAGACGGAAGAGTATGGCATCACCAGTTTTGCCTATCGCGCCCGTCGGCCTTTTCACCCGGCCCGCTTTGCACAGGTTATGGAAAACGAACTCGCGGGCGTAGTGCGCTCGAAAGGGTACTTCTGGCTGGCCAGCCGACCAGAGTTTGCTGGCTCGTGGTCTCATGCGGGAGGCATAGCCCGTCAGGGGCTGGCGGGCAGCTGGTGGACAAGCATCCCCCGGGAGCGCTGGCCGGAAGATGAGGAGTCGTTGCAGTTTATTATGGCTAACTGGGTTGAGGGCGTCGGCGATGCCCGCCAGGAGCTGGTGTTTATCGGCATGGAGATGGACGAGGCGCGGCTGCGGGCGCAGCTGGATGCGGCCCTGCTGACAGATTGGGAGATGGCCGAAGGCCCGCAGCGGTGGACTCATTACGCGGATCCTATCGACCCATGGTTTGAGGAGGACGGCGATGCGCAATAGTCGCCTGCTTCTGCTCGCCGCGCTGCTCGGCTTTGCCGCCGCCGCGCCCGCCGCCGCTTTTCCGGTCACGGTAGATAACTGTGGCGTAACGGAAACCTTCCCCGCGCCTCCGCAAAAGGTGGTTACCGTCGGTCAGCATGAAACTGAGCTGCTGCTGGCCCTCGGGCTGGGGAACAAAATTAGCGCTACTTCAGTATGGTTCGGCAAACTGCCTGAGTCGCTCGCCGGGGAGGGAAAGGATCTGAAGAAACTGGCAGAGAACTCCCCGTCGTTTGAAGCCGTGGTGGCCCAGCGGCCGGATCTGGTTCTGGCTCAGTACCACTGGCATATCGGGCCACAGGGAGAGGTGGCAACCCGCGAGCAATTTGCCCGTCTCGGGATCAAAACCTGGATCTCGCCCGCTGACTGTATCGGAAAAAATGTTACCGACACGTCCAATGCCGACGGTGCCCGCAGCGTTCCCTTTTCGTTGCAGGTAATTGAAGAGGAAGTAAGCCAGCTTGCCGCCATCTTCGGCGTCCCGGAGCGAGGCCGCAGACTCAATCAGGATCTGGCCGAACGCATAGCGCATGCGCAGCACGCTGCCTATCGTCAGGATCCGCTGAAGGTCGTGTTCTGGTTCTCCAGCAGCCGCCTGAACGGCGATCCCTGGGTGGCGGGTAACTATGGTGCGCCGGGTTGGATAAGCAAAACCCTTGGCCTAACCAATATTATTGAGTCGAAGGATGAGTGGCCAGCGGTCACCTGGGAGTCTATTGCCCGCGCGCAGCCCGATATTATCGTCATTGCCGATATGGAGCGTCGTCTCTACCCGGCGGACGATGTGGCGGTTAAAGAGCAGTTCTTGCGTAGCGATCCGGTGACGAAGGTGCTCCCTGCCGTGAAAAACAACCGTATTATCGTGGTGCCTGCGATGTCTCTCAATCCCTCCCTGAGGAACGTCGACGCCGTTGAGCTGATTGGTGACAGGCTGGCGGCAGATCGGGATAAGCCATGAGTCATGCGTTACCGAGATGGCGCATCACCGCGCTTATTTTAGCCTGCGTACCGGGGCTACCGCTGATGCTGGTATTGGCCGCAACGATTGGCGATATGCCGGTCTCGTTTATCGATACCGCAAAGTCTATCAGTAACGGTCTGGGATTAACTGCCTTTCCGCTTTCTGCGCTTGAAGCCGGGATCGTCTGGCAGTACCGGATGAGCCGGGCGGTAATGGCCGCGTGCAGCGGCGGTGGCCTGGCGCTCTGTGGGCTGGTGATGCAGGCCATTTTGCGTAACCCGCTGGCGGAACCCTATCTGCTGGGTATCTCCGCAGGCGCATCGCTGGGAGCAGTGGGTGTGATGCTGCTAGGTATCGGCGGCAGTGCTCTGAGCGTCAGCGGTGGGGCATTCGTCGGCGCGTGCCTGGCGTTTGGCCTGATTGTGCTGATCACCCGGGGAATGAGCGACAGCCCACCGCGTATTTTGCTGGCGGGCATCGCGGGTACCCAGCTGTTCAACGCCCTCACTGCCTACGTGGTCAGCACCTCGGCTAACGCGGAGCAGTCGCGCAGCGTGATGTTTTGGCTGCTGGGAAGTTTAAGCGGCGTGCGCTGGCCGGATGCGCTGCTAAGCATGGGGGTGACGCTGCTGGGGTTTCTGGTTGTTATCCGTTTTGCACGCGCGCTCGACACCTTTACCTTCGGTGACGAGGTCTCGACTACCCTCGGGATCCCGGTCACCTTCGTACGGATTGCGTTACTGCTGACCACGGCATTGATCACCGCCAATATTGTCAGCGCCATTGGCGCGGTTGGTTTTGTCGGGCTGGTGATTCCCCATGTCACGCGGATGCTCACCGGCACGGGCCACGCCATCACGGTGCCCGTGGCGTTTCTGATCGGCAGCCACTTTATGATCGTTGCCGATATTATCTCGCGGACGCTGATTGTGCATCAAGTGTTGCCCATCGGCGTGGTAACCGCCCTTGTAGGCGCGCCGGTCTTTGTTGTGCTCCTGTACCGGAGCCGGGAGAAAAATCAGTGACCCTGACCGCTGAACGGCTGGAGGTTACCCTCCAGTCACGGAAAATCCTTACTAACGTCAACCTGGCGCTGGCAGGGGGCCAGACCATCGGCCTGCTGGGCCCCAACGGCTCGGGCAAGTCGACGCTGCTGCGCTGCCTGGCTGGACTCTATCCGGGGCTAAAACCGCGTATTCGTCTCAATGGCGATCCCTTAAATACGCTGCCGCTAAAGTCGCTGGCGCGCCGGATGGCCTTCGTGCCCCAGCATGCGGAAGCCGACGGGGATTTGAGCGTGGAGCAGATTGCCTGCCTCGGACGTACGCCGCACCGCCGGACGTTTGGCGCTCTGGAGGCCAGCGATTGTACCGCCGTTGAAAAAGCACTGGATCTGATGCAGCTGTCCGGCCTGCGCCACCGGGTATGGCGTCAGCTCTCCGGTGGGGAGCGGCAACGCTGCCAGATTGCCCGAGCCCTGGCCCAGCAGCCAGAGATTCTGCTGCTGGATGAACCCACCAACCATCTTGATATTCATCACCAGCTTGAGCTGATGGGGCTGATCTCCCGGCTTCCGGTGACGGTGGTCGTTGCTCTGCACGATCTCAATCTGGCGGCAAATTACTGCCAGCAGCTGGTGGTGATCGAGAGGGGAAGGGTGGTCAGCGTGGGCGCGCCAGAGGCAGTGCTCACGCCGGAGGAGATAGAGAAGCGCTGGAAGGTGAAGGCAAAAGTACAGAGAGAAGCGGGCGGCACGATGAGTATTCAGTACCTTCCTCTTTGCCGCCCGGCATAATCCTGACTCCTACCGGTGCAGATAGGTGCTGACCCCGAGGTAGCGGGTGAAGGCTTCCTGCAAAATCTCGGCGCTGGCGGAGTGGTTCATGGCGACGTGATGCTCGAAACCGTTGCGACAGATCCACGCCAGCAGGTTCTCCAGGTGCGGAACCTGAATCACCGCCCGGCAGCCGACGGTATCCAGCGGATCGTCCACCGACTGGCCCTCGCCGACGTAGGCTTTGATCTCGCCGGTGAGATCGTCCGTGCTCAGGCGGAAGTAGGTCAGATTGCCACTCTTCAGCCGACCATGCACCGCCCCGCAGGTGTTCTCCTTCCCAACGGTGGTGCCAATGATGTCCGCGGTGCCCATATGCGGATCCTCAAGGCTGGCCGCAGCGAAGTTGCCGCAGTGGAACAGGACGCATTTGTCGCGATCGTCACCGAAGTTGTTGTTCCAGTCGGCAATTGAGGCGGGGCTCATGTTGCTGCTGGCGAGGGCGTACATCGACAGCGCCCCCATCACATCCACCTCGCAGGCGCTGGGCATCAGCTGTCCAGACATGATGCTCATGATCGAACAGACGTTGATGCCCAGGTTCTCCTGCAGTGAGGTCCAGCACTGGATGGCGGTGGTATCGATATCATTAGCAATCACCCACTCGCTGATCACCACAAACAGCTTCGCCATGGTGACAATTTTGTCTGCCGGAATGCCGCTGGCATCGGCGTTGTCGAGCAGCAGGCGACGCTTCTCATCGACGCGGATATCGTCATCGCGCAGCTGCTTAACCCGGGTAAAGACCTCGGAAAGGTCCAGCGTCTCCACGGCGATGCCCAGCCGCTCAAGCAGCTTCTCGCTGTAGCGCACGGTGTTGAACCCCGCCGGTCGCGCGCCGATGGCCCCAACGCGTACGCCGCGCATGCTGCTCACCACGCGGCAAATCTGCTCGAAGCGACGGAGATCTTTTTCAAACACCTCGCCACTGAGAGCGCAGACATGCTGAGTGGTTAACGTAAAGGGGATACCGTACTGGCGCATGTTGTTGCAAAGGGAGATCTTGCCGCAGAAGCTGTCCCGGCGGGTGGCGAGCCCCATTTTATCGAGGTTGTCCTCTTCGGCCTGGATCAGCACCGGCACGTTGAGGCCCGAAAGACGCAGGGTCTCCGCCACCGCCTTCTCATCACCAAAGTTAGGCAGCAGCACCACCACACCGTGAATGTCATCCCGATGGGCGCGAAACAGCTCGGCGCAGATCTTCGCATCCTGGCGGGTTTCAACCCCGCCTAGCTCGGTCTGCGTCTCATCCAGCATAATGGTGTTAATGCCCAGGCGGGCAAAGAGCGCGGTGGCCTGCTCGCGCGCTTCGGCTACCAGATAGCTGGGGAAGAATCCCCGGTTACCAATAATAACGCCCATGGTCAGGTTCTGCGGAATTCGGGACATTGCTCTCTCTCCAGTAATCGGCTTGAATATATATTCATTTATGATTTATTATTCATTAGAGTAAGATATGCGCTACTTTTCCCTTTGTCACCACGCGCATAGGCTATTTTCTGAGAAAGGAGAAAACGATCACAGTTGGTTCAGCAAGCGAAAGCAAGGCGTGCTTGTTATCTATTCAGGTATGCATAAAAATAACAGATAGAAAATCAAGGGGAACGCTATGTCGAAGCAGGATGAACAACGCTTGCTGGTGAAGATCGCCACGCTCTATTACAGCGAAAACAAAAAGCAGTCTGAAATTGCCTCGCTGCTGCACCTGTCACAATCTTTTGTCTCACGCGCGCTGACGCGCTGTCAGAAAGAGGGCCTGGTTAAGATCACCGTCGTCCAACCGACCAATATTTTTGTCGAACTGGAGAAGGCCATTGAGGAGCGCTTTGGCATTCGCCAGGCCATCGTGGTGGATATCGGCGAGAACGCCAGCAACGGACAGCTCAAACACGCCATCGGCAGCGCGGCAGCGCACTATGTTGAAACGCGCCTGCGGCCGGAAGATCTGGTGGGTATCTCCTCCTGGAGCAGCACCATTCGTTGCATGGTGGACGAGATGCACCCGCAGAATATCCGGGCGGCAGGGGTGATCCAGCTGCTGGGCGGCGTTGGCCCCAACGGCAACGTGCAGGCGACGATCCTCACCCAGCAGCTGGCGGCGCACCTCGGCTGCCCGGCGTGGCTGCTGCCCTCCCAGAGTATTGAACACTCGGTGGAGGAGCGTGCCCGGCTGGTGAACAGCCCGGACGTGGCGGCAGCGGTAGCCAAATTTGACGAGGTGGATGTCGCCATCGTCGGCATTGGCGAGCTTGAGCCATCTCAGTTGCTAAAAAATTCCGGTAACTACTACAACGAAGAGATGCTGACGCTGCTGGCAGAGCGCGGGGCGGTGGGGGATATCTGCCTCCACTACTACGATGCCGCCGGTAACCCGGTGCTGAGCCAGGAGGAGGATCCGGTTATCGGCATGGAGCTGGCGCAGATGCGCGCCTGCCAGCACGTTATCGCCCTGGCGGGAGGCCTGGAAAAAAGCAACGCTATTCGCGGCGCGCTGGAGGGAAACTATATCGATGTGTTAATTACCGACTTCGCCACCGCCCGCAGCCTGATGAAGAAGTGATCCGCCTCTCCCGGGCAGCTAAGCCCGGGAAGATGCGCAGGGGCTACTTACCTTCCATTACCGCTTTCTGCGCCACCACCGCGGCTTTCTGCTGCATGCGGTTTTGCATCTGGTCGATGATAACCGCCACGATAATCACGATGCCTTTAATCACCATCTGCCAGAACTCGCTGACGCCCATCATGACCAGGCCATCGGCAAGGAAACCGATCACGAAAGCGCCGATCAGCGTGCCGAGAATGGTGCCGCGCCCGCCTGCCAGCGAGGTCCCGCCAAGCACCACCGCCGCGATAGCGTTCATCTCAAAGGCGGTGCCGTTGGCCGGATGGCTGGCCACCAGCTGCGCGGAGACCACGATCCCGGCAATCGCTGCACACAGACCGGAGAGCATATAGACCAGGATTTTAACCTGCTTGACCTTGACGCCGGAGAGCTCGGCGGCACGCTCGTTATCGCCAATGGCATAGACGTGGCGACCAAAGGGCAGGCGGCGTGCAACGTAGGCGATAATCAGCGCCAGTACGATCATCATCCAGATCGCCCACGGAATGCCGAACAGCGTTCCGGCTCCGATCTCATCAAAGCCGGTATTGCCCAGCAGCGGGTTTCCGGACAGGCCGGGGAAGGTCTGTCCATCGGAGGTCAACATTGCCGCCCCGCGCAGGACGTACATGGTGCCAAGGGTGCAGATAAAGGGCGCGACGTTGTAGCGGGTGATGATCCAGCCGTTGGCCGCGCCAATCAGGGCGCCGATCAGCAGCACCACGGGTACGATCACCCAGACGCTGGGGAAGATGGCGATACCAAACATTGGCAGCACGATGCCTTTAGTGATCATCCACCCGGCAATCATCCCGCACAGGCCCAGCGTTGCGCCGATAGAGAGGTCGATCCCGGCGGTGATAATCACGAAGGTGATCCCGAGCGCCAGGAAGGCGTTGATGGCGATATGCTTGATCATGATCACCATGCTGCCTGCCGACAGGAACCCCGGCACCATCACCGTGAAGAAGCCGACAATAAGAAAAAGGGCGATAAAGGTACGTAGCTTCAGCAGAATAAGCAGGATATTTTCGCGGGACAGCGAGGCCGCGCCGCGCGGTGTTAACGTAGCCGATTGGACTGTTTTCATCTTAAAACCCCTGAGCACTTGCTGTGACCAGCGCTGATTCTTCGGCCCGATCGCGAACGATATCGGCGGTGAGTTTGCCACCGGACATCACCAGAATACGGTCGGAAACCGCCATAATTTCTTTTAAATCCGAGGTGGAGAAGACCACCGCGATGCCCTGCTGCGAGAGCTGGACCATCATGCGAAACACATCCGCTTTCGCGCCGACGTCAATGCCCCGCGTCGGTTCATCAAGAAATAGCACCCTGGGATTGGTCAGCAGCGAGCGGCCAATCACCACCTTCTGCTGGTTGCCGCCGCTCAGGGCCTGGATCTCTACCTGCGGGGAGGAGACCTTGATCGACAGGTCGCCGATGGTGCCTGCCACGACGGCATCCTCCTCTTTGCTGGCGATGGTGAGCCCACGCT
Above is a genomic segment from Enterobacter sp. C2 containing:
- the zigA gene encoding zinc metallochaperone GTPase ZigA; this encodes MAEARITTGETKRLPVTVLSGFLGAGKTTLLNHILNNRESRRVAVIVNDMSEVNIDAALVRGGGAALSRTDEKLIEMSNGCICCTLREDLLIEVNRLAREGRFDQLVIESTGIAEPLPVAETFTFADDEGRSLADVARLDTMVTVIDAFNFLTDYGSEESIHSRGESLGEDDARSVVDLLIEQVEFCDVLVINKIDLISDEQQRRLLAILRSLNPGAKVVTAQFGQVPLSEVLNTGLFDFTKAAQSPGWLKELRGEHTPETEEYGITSFAYRARRPFHPARFAQVMENELAGVVRSKGYFWLASRPEFAGSWSHAGGIARQGLAGSWWTSIPRERWPEDEESLQFIMANWVEGVGDARQELVFIGMEMDEARLRAQLDAALLTDWEMAEGPQRWTHYADPIDPWFEEDGDAQ
- a CDS encoding ABC transporter substrate-binding protein, which codes for MRNSRLLLLAALLGFAAAAPAAAFPVTVDNCGVTETFPAPPQKVVTVGQHETELLLALGLGNKISATSVWFGKLPESLAGEGKDLKKLAENSPSFEAVVAQRPDLVLAQYHWHIGPQGEVATREQFARLGIKTWISPADCIGKNVTDTSNADGARSVPFSLQVIEEEVSQLAAIFGVPERGRRLNQDLAERIAHAQHAAYRQDPLKVVFWFSSSRLNGDPWVAGNYGAPGWISKTLGLTNIIESKDEWPAVTWESIARAQPDIIVIADMERRLYPADDVAVKEQFLRSDPVTKVLPAVKNNRIIVVPAMSLNPSLRNVDAVELIGDRLAADRDKP
- a CDS encoding iron chelate uptake ABC transporter family permease subunit, whose amino-acid sequence is MSHALPRWRITALILACVPGLPLMLVLAATIGDMPVSFIDTAKSISNGLGLTAFPLSALEAGIVWQYRMSRAVMAACSGGGLALCGLVMQAILRNPLAEPYLLGISAGASLGAVGVMLLGIGGSALSVSGGAFVGACLAFGLIVLITRGMSDSPPRILLAGIAGTQLFNALTAYVVSTSANAEQSRSVMFWLLGSLSGVRWPDALLSMGVTLLGFLVVIRFARALDTFTFGDEVSTTLGIPVTFVRIALLLTTALITANIVSAIGAVGFVGLVIPHVTRMLTGTGHAITVPVAFLIGSHFMIVADIISRTLIVHQVLPIGVVTALVGAPVFVVLLYRSREKNQ
- a CDS encoding ABC transporter ATP-binding protein encodes the protein MTLTAERLEVTLQSRKILTNVNLALAGGQTIGLLGPNGSGKSTLLRCLAGLYPGLKPRIRLNGDPLNTLPLKSLARRMAFVPQHAEADGDLSVEQIACLGRTPHRRTFGALEASDCTAVEKALDLMQLSGLRHRVWRQLSGGERQRCQIARALAQQPEILLLDEPTNHLDIHHQLELMGLISRLPVTVVVALHDLNLAANYCQQLVVIERGRVVSVGAPEAVLTPEEIEKRWKVKAKVQREAGGTMSIQYLPLCRPA
- a CDS encoding L-fucose/L-arabinose isomerase family protein: MSRIPQNLTMGVIIGNRGFFPSYLVAEAREQATALFARLGINTIMLDETQTELGGVETRQDAKICAELFRAHRDDIHGVVVLLPNFGDEKAVAETLRLSGLNVPVLIQAEEDNLDKMGLATRRDSFCGKISLCNNMRQYGIPFTLTTQHVCALSGEVFEKDLRRFEQICRVVSSMRGVRVGAIGARPAGFNTVRYSEKLLERLGIAVETLDLSEVFTRVKQLRDDDIRVDEKRRLLLDNADASGIPADKIVTMAKLFVVISEWVIANDIDTTAIQCWTSLQENLGINVCSIMSIMSGQLMPSACEVDVMGALSMYALASSNMSPASIADWNNNFGDDRDKCVLFHCGNFAAASLEDPHMGTADIIGTTVGKENTCGAVHGRLKSGNLTYFRLSTDDLTGEIKAYVGEGQSVDDPLDTVGCRAVIQVPHLENLLAWICRNGFEHHVAMNHSASAEILQEAFTRYLGVSTYLHR
- a CDS encoding sugar-binding transcriptional regulator: MSKQDEQRLLVKIATLYYSENKKQSEIASLLHLSQSFVSRALTRCQKEGLVKITVVQPTNIFVELEKAIEERFGIRQAIVVDIGENASNGQLKHAIGSAAAHYVETRLRPEDLVGISSWSSTIRCMVDEMHPQNIRAAGVIQLLGGVGPNGNVQATILTQQLAAHLGCPAWLLPSQSIEHSVEERARLVNSPDVAAAVAKFDEVDVAIVGIGELEPSQLLKNSGNYYNEEMLTLLAERGAVGDICLHYYDAAGNPVLSQEEDPVIGMELAQMRACQHVIALAGGLEKSNAIRGALEGNYIDVLITDFATARSLMKK
- a CDS encoding ABC transporter permease, yielding MKTVQSATLTPRGAASLSRENILLILLKLRTFIALFLIVGFFTVMVPGFLSAGSMVIMIKHIAINAFLALGITFVIITAGIDLSIGATLGLCGMIAGWMITKGIVLPMFGIAIFPSVWVIVPVVLLIGALIGAANGWIITRYNVAPFICTLGTMYVLRGAAMLTSDGQTFPGLSGNPLLGNTGFDEIGAGTLFGIPWAIWMMIVLALIIAYVARRLPFGRHVYAIGDNERAAELSGVKVKQVKILVYMLSGLCAAIAGIVVSAQLVASHPANGTAFEMNAIAAVVLGGTSLAGGRGTILGTLIGAFVIGFLADGLVMMGVSEFWQMVIKGIVIIVAVIIDQMQNRMQQKAAVVAQKAVMEGK